One window from the genome of Hydra vulgaris chromosome 02, alternate assembly HydraT2T_AEP encodes:
- the LOC136076656 gene encoding uncharacterized protein LOC136076656 — protein sequence MPKYDRSLYMREFMKEKRNTEKRIKYLLEECNIVGRGNCVHLDLDIQKIFEVSEDVHSDILMFSITLPENKFCLSKVESNYCDVDDIAFKNSLYSSIDTLTSTKDFLYEWSLKYCIKDDALNALLFHLNKFTPSISKCWQTLQKSLQKVDVLYVSGGDYIYLEVKSAIDYYISTVGNKKKLDLIVSIDGAPMYNSKKTSIWPILVTINRKGSYAVAIWHGQGKPNNLDEYFEDFILEMKKLQTNGYKQLLVTIKAFVCDASAIAFVKCIIGHSGYHSCERCMANGTQKHGVRLLEMTTLLCTDMAFKNNFYKEGHQLESLSPLVQLNFPMVTGFPLDYMHLICLGVVKKLLINWCKGPRCIRISQSVKDSISKTHKFTKLYTI from the coding sequence atgcCTAAATATGACAGAAGCCTATATATGAGAgaatttatgaaagaaaaacgaaatactgaaaaaagaataaaatatctTCTTGAAGAGTGCAACATTGTTGGTAGAGGGAATTGTGTTCATCTAGATTTAGACattcaaaagatttttgaagTTTCTGAAGATGTGCACAGTGATATATTAATGTTTTCAATCACTTTGccagaaaataaattttgtttaagtaaaGTTGAATCTAATTATTGTGATGTTGACGacattgcatttaaaaatagtttatacaGTAGTATTGATACTCTAACttcaacaaaagattttttatatgagTGGTCATTAAAATACTGTATAAAAGATGATGCTTTAAATGCACTTTTATttcacttaaataaatttactccaTCTATATCGAAATGCTGGCAGACATTACAAAAATCTCTTCAAAAAGTTGATGTTTTATATGTCAGTGGAGGCGATTATATATATCTTGAAGTTAAAAGTGCAATTGATTATTACATATCAACAGTtggaaataagaaaaagctTGATCTAATTGTAAGTATTGATGGTGCACCTATGTACAATAGTAAAAAGACTTCCATTTGGCCTATACTAGTTACAATTAACAGAAAAGGATCCTATGCTGTTGCAATTTGGCATGGTCAGGGAAAACCAAACAATTTGGATGAGTACTTTGAAGATTTTATTcttgaaatgaaaaaattgcaAACTAATGGGTATAAACAGCTGCTGGTGACTATTAAAGCTTTTGTTTGTGATGCGTCTGCAATAGCATTTGTTAAATGCATTATAGGGCATAGTGGCTATCATAGCTGTGAAAGATGTATGGCAAATGGCACACAAAAACATGGCGTAAGATTATTGGAAATGACTACTTTACTTTGTACTGACAtggcttttaaaaataatttttataaagaaggtCACCAACTTGAGAGTCTTTCTCCACTTGTTCAGTTAAATTTCCCAATGGTAACTGGATTCCCATTAGACTATATGCACCTTATATGTCTTGGAGTAGTTAAAAAACTTCTAATAAACTGGTGTAAAGGTCCCCGATGTATTAGAATAAGTCAATCTGTTAAAGACagtatttcaaaaactcataaATTTACGAAGTTGTACACCATCTAA